CAAGGACGTTCAGAACCAGAGCGGCGGGCTTCATGCTTTCCGGCGCGACCGCGAAGAGCGCCATTGCCGCCAGATAGCCCGAACCGCCGGCATGCCCGACCGACGAATAAAGCGTCGCCGCAAGCAAGATGCACGCGATCAGGCCGATCTCGTGAACGGTCATAAGGTCAAACGATACCGGCTTTTGTTTGGTTGGGGTCGGCCGCGTGACGGGTCTGGAGAACACCAGCACCGGCACCTCCGCCGCCGAGGAGACACGGGAACTCGCCTACCGCTACCTTTCGGCTCCACAGCACGGACTGGGGCACTTGCGGCGCATGTAGAGCCAGCCGCCGAGCACGGAGAGAACCGTGACACCCAGCATAATCGGTTTTCCCACACCTAGCGCCTTCGCGCCGAACATGCTCGCATAAACCCCGAGCATTGGCGAGCCGCAGCATCCGCTCAAGAAGCACCCCAGCGCCATCACCACCCCGACCAGCGTAATGCTCCCCGCAGCGCCTGCGGTAGCGGCCGCTTGCCGAGCCCGAATCATTACCCCAATGGACCAAACGCCATACGCCGCGCCGAGCGCATAGGAGAGCCCCATCAAGTACTCCTTGCCGCCAAGATACGCCCCCAGCCCGAGCCAGCCATTGTCGGTCAGCCCCGCATCGTCCCAGCCCGAGGTCGGCGCCGCCGAGACCTGGCGTACGTACAGCGCATGCCCGGCGAGCACGATCACGAACGCTTGGAACGCATAAGAGACCGAAGAGCGAAGCAACCGGCCCATCTCAGTTCGATGTCACCTTGGTTGCGGTGAACGAGAAGCCTTTCTCCGTTTTGGCGAGAGTGCCGTCCACCTTGACCTTCTGCTCCTTCTTGGGAGACGCAGCGGTCCATTTAACGGGGATCTTCTTGGTTCCGGCTTCCGAGAGGCAGGAGAGTCCACACTCCTTGTACTCCTTGGGATCGATCAGCAGGAAGCCCTTCTTGGGGGTCACGGTGGCCACGATTCCAATGACGGTGACCTTCCCCAGGTGAGAGGTTGGGGCGGCGGCAATCTGGTTCACCGTCAACGGGCTGTCCTTGGGGGCCGGTGTCTTTGGTCCTGACTGGGCGAGGGAAGCGGTCAGGGAGATCACGAGGATCGCGAGCGAGAAAAGTAGGGTTGGCTTCATGGTGGATTCCTCCTCATTGGCAATTGCAGGTCGACGTGTTCGGGCACTGGACGGCATCGCGCAGTTCGCCTAGAGCGGCGTCCTGCTCGTACCAGGTCTTGGTTTGGATGGCGATTTCGGCCTTGGCGAGTTCGCGGCCAAGATAGGCGGAGTGGTCAAGTCGAGAGATGAGGCCCTTTTCTACCACGGTAGAGGCAATGACGGCGGCTTTCCGCCCCTCGACGACGTTCGCGAGCCTGCCGTCGTTCCGGTAATGCTCGCAGACGATCATGCCGGTTTCAGAATTCGGCAGCACGATGAAGAAGCCGCTGGGGTCGAGCTTCAAGACTTCCGGGTTGCGGGCCTGAATCCGCTCGACAGTCAATTTCGCTCCCGAATAGGGGCTCAACGGAGGCCGGTTCTTCATGGTGCAATCCTNNNNNNNNNNNNNNNNNNNNNNNNNNNNNNNNNNNNNNNNNNNNNNNNNNNNNNNNNNNNCGGCCTTCAGGATCTGGCTAGGATCGCTCTTGCCAATCAAGTTGACGACTTCCACTTGCTCCCGGAAACGCGCCACGTCGAGCAGGCTGAGATTCTTTAAGATGGGTCGCCATGAGGCCGACTCCAACACCCGCATATCTGCGTCCACGCCTCTTTCTTTTAGGCTCAAAAACGCGTCTCCCGCCCGGTGGCCCTTCGCTTCCGTCCCCGCCAGAACGAGCCATCGCAGCCCAGGGTTCGCAATCATGTTGAGCACGACCTTCTCGATGCCAATGTTCTCGGTGTCGCACCGGCCCGCGATCGCGACTCCCGAGGCGTTCCGGCTTGCAAGCAGCGCGGGCAGTTCACGATCGGAAAGGGTGCAGACGGCCACCGAACCTTCTGCATCGCCAAGCGTGTAGTCTCCGGGATAGGGCGGCCAGGGAGCTTCCTTGACAATAGACCGCCGGTCCACGGGCAGGTCTTTCTCGGAAGGCGGGCCTCCCTCGCAGCCTCCCAACTCCACGCCCTCAAAGCTCTCGGCAAGCTTGATGGTCGCATCGGCACCCCAGCACTTCTTGCACCCGATGCAATCGTAGGCAAGGGGCTCCATCCTCACCTGTTGTTCGCGGATGAGCGACACGAGGTTCCCAATCTGTGTCTCCTCAGAAAGCCCGAATGCCGCTTCGGCTTGATCGAGAGCGGTCTTCATGCACCCGCACTTACGGCACTTCTTGAGCGCCATGCCGCGTTCGATTTCGGCGATGGCGGGCTGGGCGATCTTCGGGATCAAGCTATCCTTCATGGTCGGCAATCAGCTTCCGCCCCTCGTCGGCAAGCGAGTAGTAGACCATCTTCCCGTCGCTCCGGCGCTCTACCAGCGACAGGCTTCGAAGCAATCTCAATTGGTGTGATACAGCGGAAGGTGACCGGCCCAGCACGTGCCCGATATCGCAGACGCAAAGCTCCCCATAGGCCAGCGCCAGGAGAATCTTCAGCCGCCAAGGATCGCTCAAAGCGCCATGAAGCTCGGAGCGCCGACGAACCACGGCCTCATTGGGCAGCGAGGCCCTAATCTGGTCAACCAGCTCCACATTAAAGCAAGGAACCGGGCAAGTCTCAGCAAGGGCACTCGGTCGGGGCTCAGCAATACTCATATGAACGACTCTTCAAGTGATCAAACGAGACATGCGGGCAGCGAGTTCCGAAAGTAGCTACATTCCCCAACATCTTCGTCATTCAAGGGCGGTAACATATAAAGGATGGGTTATACGACAGCCCCCTCACCCGTAGAAATAGCTGCAAACCCCGCGCTTCAAGCCAAGCTGTTCCGAGGCTTTGGCGATACCTCCCGTCTTTCGATTCTCCAGACGCTGAGATTTGGCGAGCAGCCGGTTGGTGCAATCGTTCAGGCAACGGGACTCTCCCAGCCCAACGTCTCGGCGCATCTCGCGTGCCTTCGGGATTGCGGCCTCGTCGTCGGGCGGCAGGAGGGGAGGTCCGTCTATTACTCCCTTGCCGACGAGCGCATCGAGGACCTTTTTCTTCTGGCTCAGGACATCCTGGCGCGGATCGGCGGGCCCATTGGCGGGTGCCCGAGGTACGAAAAGTGAGCGCTACCTCGCTCGAAGCCGCTGTTCTCAGCCGGACCGCCAGGTTCACCTTTTGGAAATGGCTTTGGATCGGACTCGGCCTTGCATTGGTCGTCGGCATTCTGATTTGGCAGGCAATCGGCATGAGCGGCACGCCTGACCCAACCGCGCATGGGATAAGCCGAACATCGGCGGTCATGGGCAGCGCGATCCTGGTCTTCCGCGAGGGACTTGAGGCGATCTTGGTCCTTGCTGCTGTGACGGCGGGCCTCGCCCGCTATCGGCAGGGCTACTGGCCGCCCGTTCTGGCAGGGATCGGCGCGGCGCTCGCAGCAAGCATCGCCACTTGGTTTATCGCCATCGCCCTCATTGGCTCGGTCAACGCCTCGGAACTCGCAATTCAGGCGGGAACGGGCCTGCTTGCCATCGTCGTGCTGCTGGTCGTGATGAACTGGTTCTTCCACAAGCTCTATTGGACCGGCTGGATCTGCCATCACTGCAAGCGACGGGACCGCATCTTCGAGGAGCCGGGCGCTACCGCCTCACGCGTCTACTTGGGGCTCGCGTTGCTGGGCTTCACGGCGATCTACCGCGAGGGCTTTGAGATCGTGCTTTTCCTGCAAGACTTGCGGCTCAAGGCAGGCAGCGGCGTCGTCATGAACGGCGTCGGTTTCGGCTTGGTGCTGACTTCCGTGGTCGCCGCGCTCACCTTCACCGCGCACCGCCGCATGCCCTACAAGAAGATGCTGGTCTGGACTGGGATTCTGCTGGCGGGCGTGCTGATCGTGATGGTCGGAGAGAGCGCCCAGGAGATGCAGCTTGCCGGATGGCTCCCGACGCATCCGCTACCGCTTCCGATCCCGGACTGGATGGGAGTGTGGTTCGCGACGTTCCCCAACATCGAGGGCCTGGCCTCGCAGCTTCTCGCGGCCCTGCTCGTTGTGGGCTCATTCCTCTGGGTGCGGAGCAAGGTGCCGCGCACCAAGTCCGGCGAGCTCGTCACGGCCAAGTGCGAGGTGAGCCCTTGAGTCAGATTCTCATGAGCCTTTGGCGTGCCTTTCGGAGGCTGCTCGTCTTGCCCAGCCTGCTGAGTGCCCAGTGCTGCCGCCAGGAACACGTGCGCTCCAAAGAACAGAAGCTGGAGGGGGCTGGCATATCCGCACCAAAGGAGAGAGCGTATCGCAACACTCTTGCCCCTGGAAATTCGCGCTTCGCGTAAGCTCGTTCCTTCGCGCTCTTACTAGGAAGAGACCCAGTCGTCATGCCGGAAAGCACCTTCACTATCGAAGCCATGGATTGCCCCACCGAGGAGCAGATCATCCGCAACTGCTTCAAGGTCGTGAAGGAGGTCGAGAACCTGGAGTTCGACCTGATGAGCCGCAAGCTCACGGTCCGACACTGCTTCGCCGACGACAAGCCGCTTCTGAAAGCTCTGAAGTCCGTCGGGATGGAACCCAAGGCAAAAGGGGCCGACAAGCAAGAGCATGGTCCCGCCGTGCCCGTGAAAGAGCGCTGGCTCATGGGAATCTCGGGAGCCCTGGCCTTTGGGGCGGAAATCGCCTCATGGGTCACGGGCAAGGAAACGTCCTCGCCGGTGATTGCCGCCGCCGTCCTCTCAATCGTTCTTGGCGGGCGGACCACGATTCGGAAGGGCATCGTCTCCCTCAAGACCTTCACCCTGAACATCAACTTCCTCATGACCCTCGCCATCATTGGCGCGGTCTCGATAGGCGAATGGCCCGAGGCGGCAATGGTCACGTTTCTCTTCGGGGTCGCGGAGATGACCGAGGCTTTCTCGCTCGATAGGGCCCGCCATGCGATCCGGTCCCTCATGGAGCTTTCGCCCGAGCTTGCATGGGTGAAATCGGGTTCCGAATGGAAAGAGGTCCAAGCCTCGGAAGTTCAGGTCGGTCAAGTAGTGCGGGTTCGCCCCGGAGAGCGCATACCCCTCGACGGTCTCGTAGTTTCAGGCTCCTCGACCGTCAATGAAGCGCCGATCACCGGCGAAAGCATGCCGGTCTCCAAGTCGGAAGGCGCGAAGGTCTTTGCCGGAACCGTAAACGAGAAGGGATCGTTCGAATTCGAGGTAAGCGCCAACACGGACCAGACGACGCTCGCCCGGATTATCCGAGCCGTCCAACAAGCCCAAGGCCAAAAGGCGCCAACCCAACGGTTCGTCGACCAGTTTGCCAAGGTCTACACGCCGACGGTGGTGGTTCTGGCGATCCTCGTCGCCGCCTTGCCGTCCCTGCTGTTTTCTCAGCCCTTTGTTCCTTGGCTTTACAAGTCACTTGTGCTCTTGGTGATCGCCTGCCCTTGCGCGCTCGTCATTTCGACCCCGGTCACGGTCGTCAGCGCCTTGGCTTCGGCAGCTCGTCGAGGCATTCTGGTCAAGGGCGGGATCTACATGGAAGAGGGACGAAAGCTCACGACCATTGCGCTTGACAAGACCGGAACCATCACGTTCGGAAAGCCCAAAGTGACGGACATCGAGCCGCTGAATTCGGTTCCGAAGGACGAAGTGCTCCGGATTGCAGCAAGCCTAGAAGCTCTCTCTGAACACCCCGTTGCGTCGGCGATCATAGCGGCTTTCGAGGCAGAGCCCGCCAGAGTGGAGGGCTTCGATTCGATCACGGGGCGGGGCGTCAAAGGCACTGTAGGGGGCAAGATGTACTTCCTCGGCAACCACCGGCTCGCACATGAAGAGAACTACTGCAGTCCCGAGGTCGAGGCGAAGCTCGAACGCCTCGAAGAGCAGGGCAAAACGGTCGTGATTCTCGGGGATAGCGACCGCGCCCTTGGAGTCCTGGCTGTGGCAGACACCGAACGGGAGACGAGCATTGAGGCGATCCGGGAGCTTCACCGGCTCGGGGTCAAGACCCTGATGCTGACCGGGGACAACTCTCGCACCGCGAAGGCAATCGCGGCGCAAGTCGGGATCGACGACGCACGTGGAGACCTCTTGCCGGAGGACAAGCTCCGCATCATCGAGGAGCTAGCGAAAGAGGGCCGGCACGTCGGCATGGTTGGCGACGGCATCAACGATGCACCGGCCCTGGCCAAGGCGAACATCGGCTTCGCGATGGGCGCTGCGGGAACCGATACTGCGATCGAGACCGCCGACGTGGCGCTCATGCACGACGACCTTCGCAAGGTCCCCGAATTCATCCGCTTGAGCCGCAAGGCAAGCCGCGTCCTGCGGCAGAACATCGCGATCGCGCTTGGGATCAAGGTTGTGTTCTTTGGCTTGGCGTTCTTTGGAGTCGCGACGCTTTGGATGGCGGTCTTCGCCGACATGGGCGCGAGCCTGATCGTGGTCGGCAACGGGCTAAGGCTCCTTCGGACTCCGAATGGCAGCTGAACCCATCAGATCATCGTGAAACCTCTGCTTGAGGTCCAAATCCGTAGCAGTCACTACGAGGATCAAGCCTAGTTCGAAGATCATGATCGGGTGCGAGAAAGTCGTGGCTCGAAAGTTAATCGGCTTCACCTGCAAGAGTGACGCTGAGGCGGCCGGACTCGGCGAGCACGGGGTTGCTGTGCGCCCGGATCACGGCCCATCCTGCACGAAGAAGAAGTCCTCCCCGATAGTCGGCGTCTTCACTTCAGTGCGACGCAGCGCTCGGTCCTGCGCTGCCGGTCGGCGCGAAGGCCATGCGGATACCCATCGAGCTGCAGCTGTATCGGCCCCTGGCCTTCTCGGCGCAATACTCCGGAACCAACTCGCTTCCGGAGTGTTGCGGAGGACGCCTACCTCCCGATCATCACCCGCCGGGCGGTGAGGACGCCCGTGCCGGGATCATAGACACCCGAAACCATCACGAACGCGCCCTGCGCCAGGTCCGCAAAAGCCGCATTGCCGCCCATCATGCCGCCGCCCATGCCTCCCGTTCGGAAGACCGTGTTCGCGTCCGTCTGAACCGTCAGGGAAGTGCCGCCCGGCTGGAAGTGCTCGGTCCAGGCGGGGGTCATCGTGAAGCGCAGCGCGCCCGCGTCGATCGCATCAACCGATCCCTGCGCCCCGGCGTGATCGTACTGGCCGCCCTGGGCGGTCTCGATCCGGACGATGTTGGCGGTGAGGGTCATGGCGGCGGGGTCCATCGCGCCCTGGACCTCGACGCGCTGGCCGTTGGCGAGGGTCGCACCCGCGCCGTTCTCGCCGAAGATCTCTGTGGAGGCATCGAGGAGGACCCTGACGCCCCGCATCGGGCCCATCATCATGCCGCCGCCCATGGTGAGGTCGAAGCTGACGCCGGGCACGAGGTTGGCGACCGTGCCTTCGAGGTCGCCTCGTCGCTGCATCATGCCGAAGCGCCCTGAGTCCATGGGGAGGACCGACATGCGGACCTTGCCGCCCATCATCTGGAAGCCGGCCAGGTCGAAATCAATGGCCATGTTGGCCATCTGGCCCATGCCGACGGAGAGGGGCATGTTCATGGTGAAGGTGAATTTTCCGCCGAAAGCCGTGCCGCCGGTGGGATCGACGGGGACATCGCTGGGCACGTTGCCGACTTTGGTGACGAGATGGAACTGGTCGCCGATGGTGACTCTCGCCTTGGTGTATTGGCCCGAAGCCATGCTCATCGCGCCCATGAACTGCGCGGTGTTCGAGAGCGTGCAGAGGTTCATCGGCGTGCCGCTCGTGCTGTCGAAGACGGTTTGATAGTCGGTTCCGTCGGCGGACGCCTCGACCCGGTAGAGGGTCATCCATACTTGGTTGTAGTCGCCTCCGAAATCGTCGCCGATGAAGACGCCGACGGTTCCTCCCCCGCCGATTCCGCCGCCGCCGCAGCCGGCGATCAGTGCGCCGAAGGCAAATAGGGCAGCCGCCAGTATGAGCAGTCCGCGAGCGATTGAATTCAGTTTCATTTCGAGCACCTAGATAAAGTCTACGAAAGGCGAAGAGTGATCGTGGGCTTCGCCTCACGCTGTGCTTCGAGTGTTTCATGAACGAGGAACACCGTTGTATGCGCGGGATCATAGGGAGCGCACTTATTGGAGCTTCCAGTCAGGCCCATCATCCAGAATCCTGGGTCCAGATGCGCAGGAAGATGCTTGGCGACGTATGTGGTGGCGCGTCGGCGGTCTTTGCGATTGTGAAGTCATTCTATACCTTACAGAAAAGTACATGATAGGAATCATGGAACTTGTATCATAATAGGATCGTTACGTGACATAGAGGCTGCAAGGCATTGAAGCCAACATCACTGAAGCTACCGTTCGCTTTGCTAGTGGCACTGGCGCTGCTTGCGCCGGTGTTTGTGGGCAAGGCTTGCGGAGTTTGCGCGGTCCCGATGCAGGGAAATGCATCGCACCGTGCCGAGCTTCAGGCCCTCAAATCGGATTGTGATCAGACCGATCTGATGCATGGGAAATCCTGCTGCGGCAAAGGCGCAAAGTGCCAGTGTTCAGTGCGGCCGGCCCCGAATTCAGTCCCGCTTACGGCAGCCGCAACGGCTTCCATTCCCAATGGGATCTCGATTGCCGCGCTCCCCCAGCCCCTCGAGCTTCCCCAGCAAGCCCTACCGACGACGCAGTCCGTTGTCCATTCGTCGGATTCAAGTCCGCCTCACGACTTAGGCCATGTTCCCGATCTTGGCCGTGCACCTCCGGCTGTCTGAGAACCGCCACTTGAGCCTTTAGCTCGCGTGTGCCCTCAACGTTCTCACCCCAAGACATCCCGGAGGTCATCATGTTTCAAAGACTTCGCGACGCATGGTCCAATCTGTGCAACCTACAAAAGCTGTTCTATGGAAGTCCCGCGTTCCGCGCCGTTGGCAACAGCGTCGCCGGGTACCTCACTCGCCCCTCGCCATCAGCTTGGGAGCTGTTTTACAAGGAAGATGAACAACCTTCCTCAAATGGTAGCGTGTCGACGCTTGGCCATCAGCCTAGTGCCCAAAGTTGGACACGGCTTCACTTTCATCGGGACCTGCCTTCCCACGACGGCGATTTCGAACCGCTAACAAGCCGAGCCGAGCCGATCTACTCCCACCGGATTGGGGTGTTGGGCTCCACCGCCACAGAATTCAGTCCATCGGTGGCGGACGCTTGTTTCCGGCTTGGCAAGGCCGTTGCAAGGTCCGAGGCCTGCCTGCTGACTGGCGCATGCCCGGGGCTACCCCATCTTGTGGTTCTTGGCGCCAAAGCGGAAGGCGGCCACGTCATCGGCATT
This genomic stretch from Armatimonadota bacterium harbors:
- a CDS encoding DUF4346 domain-containing protein codes for the protein MKNRPPLSPYSGAKLTVERIQARNPEVLKLDPSGFFIVLPNSETGMIVCEHYRNDGRLANVVEGRKAAVIASTVVEKGLISRLDHSAYLGRELAKAEIAIQTKTWYEQDAALGELRDAVQCPNTSTCNCQ
- a CDS encoding winged helix-turn-helix transcriptional regulator; translated protein: MSIAEPRPSALAETCPVPCFNVELVDQIRASLPNEAVVRRRSELHGALSDPWRLKILLALAYGELCVCDIGHVLGRSPSAVSHQLRLLRSLSLVERRSDGKMVYYSLADEGRKLIADHEG
- a CDS encoding helix-turn-helix transcriptional regulator codes for the protein MGYTTAPSPVEIAANPALQAKLFRGFGDTSRLSILQTLRFGEQPVGAIVQATGLSQPNVSAHLACLRDCGLVVGRQEGRSVYYSLADERIEDLFLLAQDILARIGGPIGGCPRYEK
- a CDS encoding FTR1 family protein, translated to MIWQAIGMSGTPDPTAHGISRTSAVMGSAILVFREGLEAILVLAAVTAGLARYRQGYWPPVLAGIGAALAASIATWFIAIALIGSVNASELAIQAGTGLLAIVVLLVVMNWFFHKLYWTGWICHHCKRRDRIFEEPGATASRVYLGLALLGFTAIYREGFEIVLFLQDLRLKAGSGVVMNGVGFGLVLTSVVAALTFTAHRRMPYKKMLVWTGILLAGVLIVMVGESAQEMQLAGWLPTHPLPLPIPDWMGVWFATFPNIEGLASQLLAALLVVGSFLWVRSKVPRTKSGELVTAKCEVSP
- the cadA gene encoding cadmium-translocating P-type ATPase, with protein sequence MPESTFTIEAMDCPTEEQIIRNCFKVVKEVENLEFDLMSRKLTVRHCFADDKPLLKALKSVGMEPKAKGADKQEHGPAVPVKERWLMGISGALAFGAEIASWVTGKETSSPVIAAAVLSIVLGGRTTIRKGIVSLKTFTLNINFLMTLAIIGAVSIGEWPEAAMVTFLFGVAEMTEAFSLDRARHAIRSLMELSPELAWVKSGSEWKEVQASEVQVGQVVRVRPGERIPLDGLVVSGSSTVNEAPITGESMPVSKSEGAKVFAGTVNEKGSFEFEVSANTDQTTLARIIRAVQQAQGQKAPTQRFVDQFAKVYTPTVVVLAILVAALPSLLFSQPFVPWLYKSLVLLVIACPCALVISTPVTVVSALASAARRGILVKGGIYMEEGRKLTTIALDKTGTITFGKPKVTDIEPLNSVPKDEVLRIAASLEALSEHPVASAIIAAFEAEPARVEGFDSITGRGVKGTVGGKMYFLGNHRLAHEENYCSPEVEAKLERLEEQGKTVVILGDSDRALGVLAVADTERETSIEAIRELHRLGVKTLMLTGDNSRTAKAIAAQVGIDDARGDLLPEDKLRIIEELAKEGRHVGMVGDGINDAPALAKANIGFAMGAAGTDTAIETADVALMHDDLRKVPEFIRLSRKASRVLRQNIAIALGIKVVFFGLAFFGVATLWMAVFADMGASLIVVGNGLRLLRTPNGS
- a CDS encoding DUF4382 domain-containing protein; the protein is MKLNSIARGLLILAAALFAFGALIAGCGGGGIGGGGTVGVFIGDDFGGDYNQVWMTLYRVEASADGTDYQTVFDSTSGTPMNLCTLSNTAQFMGAMSMASGQYTKARVTIGDQFHLVTKVGNVPSDVPVDPTGGTAFGGKFTFTMNMPLSVGMGQMANMAIDFDLAGFQMMGGKVRMSVLPMDSGRFGMMQRRGDLEGTVANLVPGVSFDLTMGGGMMMGPMRGVRVLLDASTEIFGENGAGATLANGQRVEVQGAMDPAAMTLTANIVRIETAQGGQYDHAGAQGSVDAIDAGALRFTMTPAWTEHFQPGGTSLTVQTDANTVFRTGGMGGGMMGGNAAFADLAQGAFVMVSGVYDPGTGVLTARRVMIGR
- a CDS encoding LOG family protein, which gives rise to MFQRLRDAWSNLCNLQKLFYGSPAFRAVGNSVAGYLTRPSPSAWELFYKEDEQPSSNGSVSTLGHQPSAQSWTRLHFHRDLPSHDGDFEPLTSRAEPIYSHRIGVLGSTATEFSPSVADACFRLGKAVARSEACLLTGACPGLPHLVVLGAKAEGGHVIGISPATRLREHAGKYESPFKEYDAMVYTGLGVSGSELITIRSSDIVILVGGRSDTPNEFAAAYQEGKLIGVLMGVDGHTASLPKLEPHLDKTTGAHVLYDGVPERLVERLIAQREIGESLFVSSPRK